A region from the Cryptosporangium arvum DSM 44712 genome encodes:
- a CDS encoding MFS transporter, producing MRQRTIETADAGLHTKWNARLIGLVAVLALVSFVADSAVSAPLLVLPEMLDHFDTDQVGWLNASATLAGVAWAPLLGKSADIHGRRKILVLTLLISGAGAVLCAVAPSIWLFVPGRMLQGSALAAVFLAVAIVRSLCAPRIGLIVVGIVTSGSAVLNIASRFLIEKLAEDYGFQILFVLAAGVAFAMALAVRALIPESSITTPGTIDFSGALLLGGGLAGVLSYISLGSGLGWLSAGPLALLVGGAAALAWWFLVSTRKPDPLIDIRNLGKPLGLTLFIVALGAGAFQSMLQLISLISDVSPDEDLGYGLAGTGSVAILLGSAGIGIMVGGPLAGWLAARLGPIPALAGVVTLGTVVSVGMFVGASHFAFALCCALALGVVAGALLTSGFNTAGTLASPERQGVVSGLIMVSVSIGSVVLDFVGAAMLKFTAVAVDGETSNSATGVYSYIAFASGAFAVATVLVIMLGRTTRRRGDSSSPEPERAAMR from the coding sequence ATGCGGCAACGCACGATCGAAACCGCAGACGCGGGGCTGCACACGAAGTGGAACGCGCGGCTGATCGGCCTGGTGGCCGTACTGGCCCTGGTCAGCTTCGTCGCCGACTCGGCCGTCTCTGCGCCGTTGCTCGTCCTTCCGGAGATGCTGGACCATTTCGACACCGATCAGGTGGGGTGGCTCAACGCCAGCGCGACGTTGGCGGGAGTGGCGTGGGCTCCCCTGCTGGGTAAGAGTGCCGATATTCATGGTCGGCGCAAGATACTCGTGTTGACGTTGCTGATCAGTGGCGCGGGCGCGGTGTTGTGCGCGGTGGCTCCGAGTATCTGGTTGTTCGTGCCGGGGCGGATGCTGCAGGGATCGGCGTTGGCGGCGGTGTTCCTGGCCGTCGCGATCGTGCGAAGCCTTTGTGCGCCCCGTATCGGGCTGATCGTCGTGGGCATCGTGACCTCCGGCTCCGCAGTGCTCAACATCGCGTCCCGGTTCCTCATCGAGAAACTGGCCGAGGACTACGGCTTCCAGATCCTGTTCGTCCTGGCGGCCGGCGTCGCCTTCGCGATGGCGCTCGCCGTACGCGCCCTCATCCCCGAGTCGTCGATCACGACACCGGGCACGATCGACTTCAGCGGTGCCCTTCTGCTCGGCGGCGGCCTGGCCGGCGTGCTGAGTTACATCAGTCTGGGCTCGGGCCTCGGCTGGCTTTCCGCCGGTCCGCTGGCTCTGCTCGTAGGTGGCGCCGCGGCACTGGCGTGGTGGTTCCTCGTCTCGACGCGGAAACCCGATCCCCTGATCGACATCCGGAACCTCGGAAAGCCCCTGGGGCTCACACTCTTCATCGTCGCCCTGGGCGCCGGTGCGTTCCAGAGCATGCTCCAGCTCATCTCGCTCATCAGCGACGTCTCTCCGGACGAAGACCTCGGGTACGGGCTGGCCGGCACGGGATCCGTGGCGATTCTGCTCGGCAGCGCGGGAATCGGAATCATGGTCGGAGGTCCGTTGGCGGGGTGGCTCGCCGCGCGCCTCGGCCCGATTCCGGCGTTGGCCGGCGTGGTCACGCTCGGAACGGTAGTGAGCGTCGGGATGTTCGTCGGGGCTTCCCACTTCGCGTTCGCGCTCTGCTGCGCGCTCGCCCTCGGCGTGGTGGCGGGAGCACTCCTGACCTCCGGCTTCAACACAGCGGGAACGTTGGCGTCCCCGGAACGGCAGGGCGTCGTCTCAGGCCTGATCATGGTCTCGGTCTCGATCGGGTCGGTGGTGCTCGACTTCGTCGGCGCGGCGATGCTCAAGTTCACCGCCGTGGCCGTCGATGGCGAAACCTCGAACTCAGCCACCGGCGTGTACAGCTACATCGCGTTCGCTTCCGGCGCGTTCGCCGTCGCGACGGTGCTGGTGATCATGCTCGGCCGAACCACTCGCCGCCGCGGCGACTCGTCGTCGCCGGAGCCCGAGCGAGCCGCGATGCGATGA